In the genome of Salinispirillum sp. LH 10-3-1, one region contains:
- the gshB gene encoding glutathione synthase, translating into MSLRVAVVMDPIERIAYKKDSTLAMLWAAADRGWSLFYLEQKDLFVADGEPRGLVQALTVRRDPQDYYSLGEPEQVPLASMDAILMRKDPPFDNEYIYSTYILEMAEQRGTLVVNRPQALRDCNEKMYATWFPQFSPAHLVTRSADLLRAFHAEHGDVIFKPLDGMGGSSIFRLKADDPNVSVIIETLTLEGKELIMAQKYLPEITEGDKRILLVDGEPVPYCLARIPKSGETRGNLAAGGTGRAQPLSERDWEIARHIGPVVKEKGLLFVGLDVIGEYLTEVNVTSPTCIREIDAAYQTDIGGLLMDAIARHKA; encoded by the coding sequence ATGTCGTTGCGCGTTGCAGTTGTAATGGACCCCATAGAGCGCATTGCCTACAAAAAAGACAGTACGCTGGCCATGCTATGGGCAGCGGCCGATCGTGGCTGGTCTCTGTTTTATTTGGAGCAAAAAGACCTGTTTGTGGCTGATGGAGAGCCTAGGGGTTTGGTGCAAGCCCTGACCGTGCGTCGTGACCCACAAGACTATTACAGTCTTGGCGAACCTGAACAGGTGCCGTTAGCCAGCATGGATGCCATCTTGATGCGCAAGGACCCGCCGTTCGACAACGAATACATTTACAGTACCTATATTTTGGAAATGGCTGAACAGCGTGGCACTCTGGTGGTGAATCGACCGCAAGCATTGCGTGACTGCAACGAGAAGATGTATGCCACTTGGTTCCCACAGTTTTCGCCAGCGCATTTGGTTACACGCAGTGCGGATTTATTGCGCGCTTTTCACGCCGAACATGGCGACGTTATCTTTAAGCCGTTGGATGGCATGGGTGGCTCATCCATTTTCCGCTTAAAAGCCGACGATCCAAATGTCTCTGTGATCATTGAAACGCTGACGCTGGAAGGTAAAGAGTTGATCATGGCACAGAAATACTTGCCAGAGATCACAGAAGGCGACAAACGTATTTTACTGGTGGACGGTGAACCCGTACCCTATTGCTTGGCCCGCATTCCGAAGAGCGGTGAAACGCGCGGAAACTTGGCCGCCGGTGGTACTGGGCGCGCCCAGCCATTGAGTGAGCGCGACTGGGAAATCGCCCGCCATATTGGGCCAGTGGTCAAAGAGAAGGGCTTGCTGTTTGTGGGTCTTGATGTAATAGGTGAGTACCTGACAGAGGTGAACGTCACCAGCCCGACCTGCATCCGGGAAATCGATGCGGCCTATCAGACCGATATTGGCGGCTTGCTGATGGATGCCATCGCCCGCCATAAGGCCTAG
- a CDS encoding energy transducer TonB yields the protein MSTNITEARVSAYDRVLFTGFIALVLHAFVILGITFDVTPSSSPRPTMEVTLALQPDNQRPNDDADFLAQASQEGSGTLDERERITTDQMADFDDNVVREVEPAPMTASAPLEPLTQRLIVAYGEASWGLAPLPEPEDVMMDAPDIDITQTSSMDIATLRAMLDTRRQNYANRPRVRTLTAVSTRAASEAAYVQAWLEKVERLGNANYPQAARAQRLRGNVRLLVSITPNGDLHSISMLESSGQTLLDDAARRIVLQSAPFEPFTAEMRQDYDLLEIIRTFRFEVDQPLTTG from the coding sequence ATGAGTACCAACATCACAGAGGCCCGCGTATCCGCATACGACCGCGTGTTGTTTACCGGTTTTATTGCCTTGGTATTGCACGCCTTTGTTATTCTGGGGATTACGTTCGACGTGACGCCATCGTCCAGCCCGCGCCCGACGATGGAAGTGACCCTGGCTTTGCAACCGGATAACCAGCGGCCGAACGACGATGCTGATTTTTTGGCGCAAGCCAGTCAGGAGGGTAGTGGTACCCTAGATGAGCGTGAGCGTATCACCACGGACCAGATGGCGGACTTTGACGACAACGTCGTACGCGAAGTCGAACCTGCACCGATGACCGCCTCGGCGCCCTTGGAGCCCCTCACGCAGCGCTTGATCGTCGCCTATGGCGAGGCCAGCTGGGGGTTGGCACCCTTGCCGGAGCCAGAAGATGTCATGATGGACGCGCCCGATATCGATATCACGCAAACTTCCAGTATGGATATAGCAACACTGCGCGCTATGCTGGATACTCGCCGTCAGAACTATGCCAATAGACCGCGTGTACGTACTCTGACGGCCGTATCCACGCGTGCGGCGTCCGAAGCCGCTTATGTGCAAGCTTGGCTGGAGAAGGTCGAGCGCTTGGGGAATGCTAATTATCCGCAGGCGGCACGAGCTCAGCGCCTGCGCGGTAATGTGCGCTTGCTGGTCAGTATTACGCCCAACGGTGATTTACATTCGATCAGCATGCTGGAAAGTTCGGGTCAAACTTTGCTCGATGATGCGGCGCGCCGCATTGTCTTGCAATCTGCCCCCTTTGAGCCTTTTACCGCCGAAATGCGCCAAGACTATGATCTGCTGGAGATCATTCGTACCTTCCGGTTCGAAGTCGACCAACCGCTGACCACGGGTTGA
- the ruvX gene encoding Holliday junction resolvase RuvX has product MNELSFLVFDFGIKRMGVAAGQTVTGTARPLAPMAMQNGTPDWAAIEALLAEWKPAGVIVGLPLNMDGTASDMTRRADKFRKRVHGRFAIPALAWDERLTSDAIKRVERARGVSDFGKHSVDSQAAALIFQSWFESLDSLEHWPNHTIALPT; this is encoded by the coding sequence ATGAATGAACTCAGTTTCTTGGTGTTCGATTTCGGCATCAAGCGCATGGGCGTTGCGGCCGGTCAGACGGTCACGGGTACTGCTCGGCCACTGGCTCCGATGGCGATGCAGAACGGCACACCGGACTGGGCGGCAATCGAAGCACTATTGGCTGAATGGAAGCCCGCAGGCGTGATCGTCGGCTTGCCGCTCAATATGGATGGTACCGCTAGCGATATGACGCGGCGAGCGGATAAGTTTCGCAAACGCGTGCATGGCCGCTTCGCCATACCCGCCTTGGCATGGGATGAACGCCTAACGTCGGATGCTATTAAGCGCGTTGAACGCGCCCGTGGGGTTTCTGACTTTGGCAAGCACTCGGTGGATAGCCAAGCCGCTGCGCTGATATTTCAGTCGTGGTTTGAGAGTTTGGACAGTTTGGAGCATTGGCCGAACCACACCATTGCCTTGCCAACGTAG
- a CDS encoding peptidoglycan DD-metalloendopeptidase family protein: MLTKVNTLPVPRLHLVLILFLAVVVAVAAFFTPSSADGTAQPPEDQLAMILAPEALSLQPPLGLPGPTEMRYTVQSGDTLSTIFDRLGLGQTVMYQILGADEAILALDTIRPGQTLWMRFSPENLALEEMELFIHAGNRILYRRVNDTLFEYEELITDGEWHNELVSGEIAGIFYLSAQRAGLSIAETATVTSIFQDRLDFARSIQAGDRFQVVRSVQYVDGEPTGQTRIESARIQRRNQEHSAFLFSDGRYYDSEGQSLARAFMRLPMSRQYRISSSFNPRRVHPVTGRIAPHNGTDFAMPIGTPVLTTGDGVVTRVGNHPFAGRYVEIQHGGQYKTRYLHLDRVLVNRGQTVTRGQRIALSGNTGRSTGPHLHFELHVNGRPVNPMTANIPLAQSVPDEDYPEFLKRVEEQIAQLDGIGVMLAGQHGPPLSQL, translated from the coding sequence ATGTTGACCAAAGTAAATACGCTCCCCGTTCCTCGACTACATCTCGTGCTCATTCTCTTTTTGGCCGTCGTGGTTGCCGTCGCGGCGTTCTTCACACCGAGCTCGGCTGATGGCACGGCGCAACCACCGGAAGATCAGCTGGCCATGATTCTGGCCCCAGAAGCCCTGTCTTTGCAGCCTCCGCTGGGTCTGCCCGGGCCGACCGAAATGCGTTATACCGTGCAGAGTGGCGATACACTGAGCACGATCTTTGATCGACTTGGCCTCGGCCAGACGGTGATGTACCAAATTCTCGGTGCCGATGAAGCCATACTGGCGTTGGACACCATTCGCCCCGGCCAAACGCTGTGGATGCGCTTTTCGCCCGAAAATCTGGCGTTAGAGGAAATGGAATTATTCATTCACGCGGGGAACCGCATTCTCTATCGGCGGGTCAACGACACCCTGTTTGAATACGAAGAATTGATCACCGACGGTGAATGGCACAATGAATTGGTCAGCGGAGAAATCGCCGGTATCTTCTATCTCTCGGCACAGCGCGCCGGCTTGTCGATTGCCGAGACCGCGACGGTGACCTCGATTTTTCAGGACCGGCTGGACTTCGCTCGTTCAATTCAAGCCGGTGATCGCTTCCAAGTGGTACGCAGTGTGCAGTACGTCGATGGGGAGCCCACTGGACAAACGCGCATCGAAAGCGCTCGCATTCAGCGGCGCAACCAAGAACACAGCGCATTTCTATTCAGTGACGGGCGCTATTACGACAGCGAAGGGCAAAGCCTAGCGCGCGCTTTTATGCGCCTGCCTATGTCTCGCCAGTATCGCATCAGCTCATCATTCAACCCACGCCGCGTGCACCCAGTGACGGGGCGCATTGCCCCCCACAACGGCACCGACTTCGCGATGCCCATTGGCACCCCTGTGCTGACCACCGGCGACGGTGTGGTGACACGGGTCGGCAACCATCCCTTTGCCGGGCGTTATGTGGAAATACAGCACGGCGGTCAATACAAAACCCGTTACCTGCATTTGGACCGTGTGTTGGTGAACCGCGGGCAGACCGTCACGCGCGGGCAGCGCATCGCGTTAAGTGGCAACACAGGCCGGTCAACTGGACCACATTTGCACTTTGAGTTACACGTCAATGGGCGGCCAGTGAACCCCATGACAGCCAATATACCGCTGGCGCAGTCGGTACCGGACGAGGACTACCCAGAGTTTTTAAAACGGGTTGAAGAGCAGATTGCGCAGCTCGATGGCATTGGTGTGATGCTGGCCGGCCAACACGGCCCACCATTGAGTCAGCTTTAA
- a CDS encoding transcriptional repressor, protein MTNWAQQLKAQGLRATPAAQAVLAELQRTNSSLSHDELTSRLTAKLGANTPDRVTIYRVLERLVSSGLVASLATTSRARRFCLHRPSALAQFECNRCHRITALSPDAQLQSALEIIQQRLHSMGMTALHPAIATQGVCADCTEPA, encoded by the coding sequence ATGACCAATTGGGCCCAACAATTAAAAGCACAAGGCCTGCGCGCCACCCCCGCTGCGCAGGCAGTACTGGCAGAGTTACAACGCACCAACAGCTCGTTGTCGCACGATGAGCTAACATCCCGCTTGACGGCGAAACTCGGCGCCAACACACCCGATCGCGTTACCATTTATCGTGTCTTGGAGCGCCTGGTCAGTTCAGGATTGGTGGCTTCATTAGCCACTACCAGTCGCGCCCGCCGGTTCTGCCTGCACCGGCCATCCGCTTTAGCGCAATTCGAATGCAATCGCTGCCACCGGATCACCGCGCTTTCACCGGACGCCCAACTGCAAAGCGCCCTTGAAATCATTCAACAACGCCTGCACAGCATGGGCATGACGGCGCTGCATCCCGCCATCGCCACCCAGGGTGTGTGTGCCGACTGTACGGAGCCTGCGTAA
- the hemW gene encoding radical SAM family heme chaperone HemW: MSPLNPASIPLALYAHFPWCVRKCPYCDFNSHTHSGELPESAYVSQLIGDLSAELARVPERRISSVFFGGGTPSLISGRELARFLDALRASGQLEDDAEITLEANPGTVERQYFADYVTAGVNRFSLGVQSFNDHALTALGRIHNGDDVYRAWDLLQQLNVQRINIDLMHGLPEQTPAGALDDLHKALALDPGHLSWYQLTIEPNTVFYRQQPTLPSEDALTEIEIEGQAVLAEHGYVQYEISAYAKSGHDCRHNQTYWTFGDYLGVGAGAHGKITGPDGIWRTQRTRMPEHYLSAIDFGRKAQLIERSDLPFEYMLNALRLKQGTDHALFSSRTGLSQQILEPMHSELVRKGLMQPDRHALSDRGWWFYNDVAGAFLTT, from the coding sequence ATGAGCCCGCTGAATCCAGCCAGCATTCCACTGGCGCTTTACGCGCATTTTCCGTGGTGCGTGCGCAAATGCCCCTACTGCGACTTCAACTCGCACACCCATAGCGGTGAGTTGCCTGAAAGCGCCTATGTCAGCCAGCTGATCGGAGACCTGAGTGCTGAACTGGCTCGCGTACCCGAACGCCGTATCAGCAGCGTATTTTTTGGCGGCGGCACACCCAGCTTGATCAGTGGCCGAGAATTAGCGCGTTTTCTGGATGCATTGCGCGCCAGCGGCCAGCTAGAAGACGACGCCGAAATTACCCTAGAAGCCAACCCTGGCACCGTCGAGCGCCAGTATTTTGCCGACTACGTGACCGCTGGCGTAAACCGCTTCTCACTTGGCGTACAATCGTTCAACGATCACGCGTTAACGGCGCTGGGACGTATTCATAACGGCGACGATGTGTATCGCGCCTGGGATTTACTGCAGCAACTCAACGTACAGCGCATCAACATCGACCTGATGCACGGCCTACCCGAGCAAACCCCGGCGGGCGCGTTGGATGACCTGCACAAAGCTTTGGCACTCGATCCTGGGCATCTCTCTTGGTACCAATTAACCATCGAGCCCAATACGGTGTTCTACCGCCAACAGCCGACCCTGCCCAGCGAAGACGCACTGACCGAAATTGAAATAGAGGGCCAGGCTGTATTGGCTGAACACGGCTATGTGCAGTATGAAATTTCTGCCTACGCCAAGTCGGGCCACGACTGCCGGCACAACCAAACCTACTGGACCTTTGGCGACTATCTGGGCGTTGGCGCAGGCGCGCACGGCAAGATCACCGGACCAGATGGTATCTGGCGTACCCAACGCACACGCATGCCCGAACACTACCTGTCTGCCATAGACTTTGGCCGTAAAGCTCAATTAATCGAGCGCAGTGATCTGCCTTTCGAATACATGCTGAATGCGCTGCGCTTAAAGCAAGGTACCGACCATGCGCTGTTTTCGTCCCGCACAGGCCTGAGTCAGCAAATCCTCGAACCCATGCACAGTGAACTTGTCCGTAAGGGCCTAATGCAGCCGGATCGCCACGCCCTAAGCGACCGCGGCTGGTGGTTCTATAACGATGTGGCCGGGGCTTTTTTAACCACCTAA
- the rdgB gene encoding RdgB/HAM1 family non-canonical purine NTP pyrophosphatase, protein MSNQLVLASGNAGKLSEFQGLLQDLQIEVKPQSDFRVSDAEETGLTFIENAILKARHAARITGLPALADDSGLEVDFLNGAPGIYSARYSGTHGDNAGHIAKVLTELEGVPEAQRTARFVCVLALLRHGDDPRPLICQGTWEGRILAVPQGDGGFGYDPIFYVPEHHCSAAELPQDIKNRLSHRGQASALFRAALSDWLSSPA, encoded by the coding sequence ATGAGCAACCAATTGGTATTAGCCAGTGGCAACGCGGGTAAATTAAGCGAGTTCCAAGGTCTGCTGCAGGACCTGCAAATTGAAGTAAAACCACAGAGCGATTTTCGCGTCAGTGATGCCGAGGAAACCGGCTTGACCTTCATCGAAAACGCCATTTTGAAAGCGCGCCACGCCGCACGAATCACCGGCTTGCCCGCCTTAGCCGATGACTCCGGCTTAGAAGTCGACTTCCTCAACGGCGCGCCCGGCATCTATTCTGCGCGTTACAGTGGCACTCATGGTGATAATGCTGGTCATATCGCCAAGGTGCTCACGGAGTTAGAAGGTGTACCAGAAGCACAGCGCACCGCGCGCTTTGTCTGTGTACTGGCGCTACTGCGCCACGGTGACGACCCTCGGCCATTGATCTGCCAAGGCACATGGGAAGGCCGTATTCTAGCGGTTCCACAGGGTGACGGCGGGTTTGGCTACGATCCCATCTTTTATGTCCCAGAACATCACTGCAGCGCCGCCGAGTTACCCCAAGATATCAAGAATCGACTCAGCCACCGTGGCCAAGCCAGTGCGTTGTTCCGCGCGGCGTTGTCGGATTGGCTTTCGTCTCCAGCATGA
- a CDS encoding DUF4426 domain-containing protein produces MMFISTRNALCTMALLLTCLSSGALAQSGQRQVHGPWEAHYIVLPTTALQPEIAARNGITRSNNMAFINISILDGRETPAMPHPATLSGQSLNLVGQPISLEFRTITEGQAIYHIAVFRFSHRETLRFQLNFQPEGDSRSYALRFSQAVYREDRP; encoded by the coding sequence ATGATGTTTATTTCCACTCGTAATGCGCTCTGCACCATGGCGCTACTGCTGACGTGCTTGTCGTCCGGCGCACTGGCCCAAAGCGGCCAACGTCAGGTGCACGGCCCTTGGGAGGCACATTACATCGTGCTGCCCACCACCGCCCTACAACCTGAAATTGCCGCGCGTAATGGCATTACCCGCTCGAACAACATGGCCTTTATCAATATCTCTATATTGGATGGCCGCGAAACACCCGCCATGCCCCACCCGGCGACGCTGAGTGGACAATCTCTCAACCTCGTCGGCCAGCCCATTTCGTTGGAATTCCGCACCATTACCGAAGGGCAAGCTATTTACCACATCGCGGTGTTTCGCTTCTCGCACCGTGAAACTCTGCGCTTCCAGCTCAATTTCCAACCGGAAGGCGATAGCCGTAGCTACGCCCTACGTTTCAGCCAAGCCGTCTACCGTGAGGATCGACCATGA
- the metW gene encoding methionine biosynthesis protein MetW: MRIDLELIAETIPKGARVLDLGCGSGELLAHLRDHHGTVGLGVEIETDRILDCIKQGVPVVQKDLDTGLGNFLDHSFDIVVMSQSLQQMKAPHRTLAEMLRIGREAIVTIPNFGFWNARRYLTFLGRMPMSKLLPYGWYDTPNIHMCTLRDFEDLCREQNVRIKQRTVVDSQHRSRKLINLMPNFLGEVAIYHIENNA, translated from the coding sequence GTGCGCATTGATTTAGAGCTGATTGCCGAGACTATTCCGAAGGGTGCTCGCGTTCTAGACTTAGGGTGTGGCAGTGGTGAACTGCTGGCCCATTTGCGTGACCATCACGGAACTGTCGGCTTAGGCGTGGAAATTGAAACAGACCGAATACTAGACTGTATCAAACAAGGAGTACCCGTTGTACAAAAAGACCTAGATACCGGCTTGGGCAATTTCCTGGACCACAGCTTTGATATTGTTGTCATGTCGCAGTCCTTACAACAGATGAAAGCTCCTCACCGTACTCTTGCTGAAATGCTTCGTATTGGTCGCGAAGCCATAGTCACTATTCCGAATTTTGGTTTTTGGAACGCGCGACGTTATTTAACCTTCTTAGGTCGCATGCCGATGTCTAAACTCCTACCCTATGGCTGGTATGACACACCCAATATTCATATGTGCACCCTGCGCGACTTTGAAGACCTGTGTCGCGAGCAGAACGTGCGCATAAAACAGCGTACTGTAGTCGATAGCCAACATCGGTCGCGCAAACTGATTAACCTAATGCCCAACTTCCTTGGTGAGGTGGCCATTTACCACATTGAGAACAACGCATGA
- a CDS encoding homoserine O-acetyltransferase has protein sequence MTFDEPLPLRSGRVLEQYELVYETYGTLNADKSNAILICHALSGHHHAAGYHSAEDTKPGWWNDCIGPGKAIDTDRYFVLSLNNLGGCHGSTGPTSINPATGKIWGPDFPVFAVRDWVKSQARLADALGISSWLAVVGGSLGGMQALRWSIDYPERVRACAIIASAPKLTAQNIGFNEVARQAIINDPDFHEGRYIEHNAYPKQGLSLARMLGHITYLSDESMRDKFGRDLRKGTLSFDYDVDFQVESYLRYQGEQFSANFDANTYLLMTKALDYFDPAADHDGDLARCLAQATARFLVISFSTDWRFAPARSEEIVNALIHSKKEVTYLEVDAPQGHDAFLFPIKPYVNALTAFLARNFDDVQRENRGAH, from the coding sequence ATGACATTTGATGAGCCGTTGCCTTTGCGCAGTGGACGTGTACTGGAGCAGTACGAGCTGGTGTACGAAACCTACGGCACCCTGAATGCCGACAAGTCGAACGCCATCTTGATCTGTCATGCCCTGAGCGGGCATCACCACGCGGCAGGCTACCACAGCGCCGAAGACACCAAGCCCGGCTGGTGGAACGATTGTATCGGCCCCGGCAAAGCCATCGATACCGACCGCTATTTTGTGCTCAGCCTGAATAACCTAGGCGGTTGTCACGGTAGCACTGGCCCCACCAGCATCAACCCGGCCACCGGCAAGATCTGGGGGCCGGATTTCCCGGTCTTCGCGGTGCGCGATTGGGTGAAAAGCCAAGCTCGGCTGGCTGATGCCTTGGGTATTTCGTCGTGGCTGGCCGTTGTGGGCGGTAGCTTGGGCGGCATGCAAGCACTGCGTTGGTCCATCGACTACCCCGAGCGCGTGCGCGCCTGTGCCATCATCGCCTCGGCCCCCAAGCTCACGGCTCAGAACATCGGCTTTAACGAGGTGGCACGCCAAGCCATCATCAACGATCCAGACTTCCACGAAGGGCGCTACATCGAACACAACGCCTACCCCAAGCAAGGGTTGTCACTGGCGCGGATGCTGGGCCACATTACGTATCTATCCGACGAAAGCATGCGTGATAAGTTCGGCCGCGACCTGCGCAAAGGCACCCTGAGCTTTGACTACGATGTGGACTTTCAAGTAGAAAGCTACTTGCGCTACCAAGGTGAGCAGTTTTCGGCGAACTTCGACGCTAATACCTACTTGTTAATGACCAAAGCCTTGGATTATTTTGATCCTGCGGCCGATCACGATGGCGACCTGGCGCGTTGTCTAGCACAAGCCACGGCCCGTTTTCTGGTGATTTCATTTTCCACCGACTGGCGTTTTGCCCCGGCGCGCAGCGAAGAAATTGTGAATGCCTTGATTCATTCGAAAAAAGAAGTGACTTACCTCGAAGTCGACGCGCCGCAAGGGCATGATGCTTTTCTTTTCCCTATCAAGCCCTATGTGAATGCATTAACTGCTTTTTTAGCGCGTAATTTTGATGATGTTCAACGGGAGAACCGCGGTGCGCATTGA
- a CDS encoding YggT family protein: MAEILVLVLKTAFAIVLIATSARFLAQFGRPDPRNPIADTTIRISQPFMGPLRRVVPGVAGFDISGLVVIWAAQAILAALLMGLVYNNNPTDFLGPLLVGALFATLGLILEVLRWSMIIVAIGSWLAGGQPNPLLGFLAQMIEPFVAPFRKLNLQVGVLDLSYILAFMVLYIVKMMLVGVAASTIGNIRILFVGL, encoded by the coding sequence ATGGCTGAGATTTTAGTACTGGTTCTGAAGACGGCATTTGCCATTGTCTTGATCGCCACATCGGCGCGTTTTCTGGCGCAGTTTGGGCGGCCCGACCCGCGCAACCCGATTGCCGATACCACCATTCGCATTTCGCAGCCGTTCATGGGGCCATTACGTCGTGTCGTGCCCGGCGTGGCAGGGTTCGATATTTCCGGACTGGTGGTGATTTGGGCCGCGCAAGCCATTCTCGCGGCTTTGTTGATGGGGCTGGTGTACAACAACAACCCAACAGACTTTTTAGGTCCGTTGTTGGTTGGCGCACTCTTTGCCACCTTGGGATTGATTCTCGAAGTGCTGCGCTGGTCGATGATCATTGTCGCCATCGGCAGCTGGCTCGCGGGCGGTCAACCTAACCCGCTTTTAGGCTTTTTAGCACAGATGATTGAGCCCTTTGTGGCCCCCTTCCGCAAGCTGAACCTGCAAGTAGGGGTACTTGATCTGAGTTATATCTTGGCCTTTATGGTGCTGTACATTGTGAAGATGATGTTGGTTGGCGTGGCCGCCAGCACCATTGGCAACATTCGTATATTGTTCGTTGGGCTGTAA
- the proC gene encoding pyrroline-5-carboxylate reductase, with the protein MNHSPRIAFIGVGNMAGAIAAGMIKNGFSRHEVFGTTRSADSAQRASAAYGIDVHTDNAAAIAQADVVVLAVKPQMMQATCRSLKADLQARQPLVVSVAAGIRAEDLEDWLGGNLAVVRCMPNTPSLVGAGMSGLYANARTTEEQKALTTRMFKAVGGTVWVDREEDMHTVTAISGSGPAYFYRFVEALMKAGQARGLSEQQAHELATCTALGAARMMTETEDSPALLRQKVCSPKGTTEQAIMTFDREGLDTIVEHAVQACFGRSEELARELAVKDT; encoded by the coding sequence ATGAACCATTCTCCCCGTATCGCCTTTATTGGTGTAGGCAACATGGCCGGCGCCATTGCCGCAGGCATGATAAAAAATGGCTTTTCGCGCCACGAAGTTTTCGGCACCACCCGCTCGGCAGACAGCGCTCAGCGCGCCTCTGCGGCCTATGGCATTGACGTGCACACCGACAACGCTGCGGCCATCGCGCAAGCCGATGTCGTGGTATTGGCGGTCAAACCGCAGATGATGCAAGCCACTTGCCGCTCGCTGAAAGCCGACCTACAAGCCCGTCAGCCTTTGGTCGTGTCGGTCGCGGCTGGAATCCGCGCCGAAGACCTAGAGGATTGGCTGGGCGGCAACCTCGCCGTCGTGCGCTGTATGCCCAATACGCCGTCGCTGGTCGGCGCCGGCATGAGCGGCCTGTACGCCAATGCGCGCACGACCGAGGAACAGAAAGCACTCACGACCCGTATGTTTAAGGCCGTCGGCGGCACCGTCTGGGTTGATCGCGAAGAAGACATGCATACGGTCACGGCGATTTCTGGCAGCGGCCCGGCGTATTTTTATCGCTTTGTGGAAGCCTTGATGAAGGCCGGTCAAGCGCGTGGGCTGAGCGAACAGCAGGCGCATGAGCTCGCCACCTGTACGGCGCTGGGCGCGGCGCGTATGATGACGGAAACTGAGGACAGCCCGGCGCTGCTGCGGCAGAAGGTATGTTCACCCAAAGGCACCACTGAGCAGGCCATCATGACCTTTGATCGTGAAGGCTTGGATACTATCGTCGAACATGCGGTACAGGCCTGTTTTGGCCGCAGTGAAGAGCTGGCTCGCGAGCTGGCAGTTAAAGACACCTAG
- a CDS encoding YggS family pyridoxal phosphate-dependent enzyme gives MANITERWRSVREKVDTVAKQYGRSPENVRVLAVSKTFPAHDVEEAWQAGAREFGENYVQEGIEKIQSLPNLAATWHFIGPLQSNKTRPVATHFDWVHTIDRLKIAQRLNDQRPDDLPPLKVCLQVNISADPDKAGVREDEILDLAEAVQALPRLELRGLMTIPALDLDAATLAQQFQRMQAWLERLQTLYPAVDTLSMGMSDDLELAVQHGSTCVRIGRGIFGHRAAKLSTGKASADNSNKAEGTQ, from the coding sequence ATGGCTAACATAACAGAGCGCTGGCGTTCAGTCCGTGAAAAAGTCGACACTGTGGCGAAACAATACGGGCGATCACCAGAAAATGTACGCGTCTTGGCGGTCAGCAAGACGTTTCCTGCCCACGACGTGGAAGAGGCTTGGCAGGCCGGTGCGCGTGAATTTGGTGAAAACTACGTACAGGAGGGTATTGAGAAGATACAATCGCTGCCGAACCTCGCGGCAACCTGGCATTTTATTGGGCCTTTGCAGTCGAACAAAACGCGTCCCGTGGCGACGCATTTTGACTGGGTGCATACCATAGATCGCTTGAAGATCGCTCAACGCTTGAATGACCAACGGCCGGACGACTTGCCACCTCTGAAGGTGTGTTTGCAGGTCAATATCAGTGCCGACCCTGATAAAGCGGGTGTCCGCGAAGATGAAATTCTAGATTTGGCTGAGGCTGTACAGGCGTTACCACGGCTAGAGTTGCGTGGCCTGATGACCATTCCGGCGCTCGACCTCGACGCCGCCACGCTAGCCCAACAGTTTCAACGCATGCAAGCTTGGCTGGAACGGCTGCAGACGCTCTATCCGGCAGTGGATACCCTGTCGATGGGCATGAGTGACGACCTTGAGTTAGCCGTACAACATGGTAGTACCTGCGTTCGTATCGGCCGGGGCATTTTCGGTCACCGAGCCGCCAAACTGTCGACTGGCAAAGCATCGGCGGACAATTCAAACAAAGCAGAAGGGACCCAATGA